One stretch of Candidatus Bathyarchaeia archaeon DNA includes these proteins:
- a CDS encoding winged helix-turn-helix domain-containing protein, which translates to MKKLPRRDKMKIYGDLLSILSETNTEKVVLTRIQLRINVPFDRLKSYISELRELGLIQDETSLKLTNKGKQYLREYEAVLDFMNRMGLTYR; encoded by the coding sequence ATGAAAAAGCTCCCGCGTAGAGACAAAATGAAGATTTATGGGGATTTACTTTCAATACTTAGTGAAACGAATACCGAAAAGGTTGTTCTTACGCGTATTCAGTTAAGAATAAACGTTCCTTTTGATAGGCTGAAAAGCTATATCTCTGAATTAAGGGAACTAGGTTTAATTCAAGATGAGACCTCACTGAAATTGACGAATAAGGGTAAACAATACCTTAGAGAGTACGAGGCTGTTCTTGATTTTATGAACCGCATGGGTTTAACATACCGATAG
- a CDS encoding mechanosensitive ion channel family protein yields the protein MATLTEIFQQILNTSAINAEILASIVIFAVIAFIGCVAYLVFGRYFSRWTQKTETTIDDKILVAVKVIIVITIIVLGIEYALSPLSFLQPYKDTLTGVFTVLQILLGAFACTKVSNAVTDWYAGRTARIAGKNSHHLLFLLKKIVQIVIFIFAFLIILYVFGVNLTGAVVGLGVGGIAIAFALQSTLSDFFSAFSIYFDRPFEIGDFIVVGEYSGTVTSIGIKSTRLKLLQGEELIVSNKELTSASVRNFRKLQKRRVTFTISVTYDTPIEKLKKIPQIIADIINNLDTATLERVHFTEFGDCSPKFLISYYVNSSEYAKYLDTQQQINFSIKEAFEHEGIEMAFRTSTVYIKKHV from the coding sequence ATGGCCACTCTCACAGAAATCTTCCAGCAAATACTAAATACAAGCGCTATCAACGCTGAAATCTTAGCTTCAATAGTCATATTTGCTGTCATTGCTTTTATTGGATGTGTCGCATACCTTGTTTTCGGCAGGTATTTTTCTAGGTGGACACAGAAAACCGAAACCACCATAGACGACAAGATACTCGTCGCCGTGAAAGTCATCATAGTGATAACAATAATAGTATTGGGTATCGAGTATGCGCTTTCACCTCTATCGTTCCTACAACCATACAAAGACACCTTAACAGGAGTCTTCACAGTACTCCAAATCTTGCTAGGCGCTTTCGCCTGCACCAAAGTCTCAAACGCAGTGACAGACTGGTACGCAGGCAGAACTGCACGTATAGCAGGAAAAAACAGCCACCACCTCCTGTTTCTGCTCAAAAAAATAGTGCAAATAGTAATTTTCATCTTTGCTTTTCTCATTATACTCTACGTGTTCGGCGTTAACCTCACTGGAGCAGTCGTGGGCTTAGGCGTTGGAGGTATCGCTATAGCGTTTGCCTTACAAAGCACCTTAAGCGACTTTTTTAGCGCATTTTCAATTTATTTTGACCGCCCATTTGAGATTGGTGACTTCATAGTCGTGGGCGAATACAGCGGAACCGTAACCAGCATAGGCATCAAATCCACCCGTCTTAAACTTCTACAAGGTGAAGAACTAATCGTCTCCAACAAAGAATTAACCTCTGCTAGCGTACGAAACTTTAGAAAGCTACAAAAAAGGCGGGTAACTTTCACAATCAGCGTAACCTATGATACACCTATTGAGAAGTTAAAGAAAATCCCACAAATAATAGCGGACATAATTAACAATTTAGACACTGCTACTCTAGAACGCGTACACTTCACAGAGTTTGGCGATTGTAGCCCAAAATTTTTAATCAGTTACTACGTTAACTCGTCAGAGTATGCCAAATACCTTGATACACAACAACAAATCAATTTTTCAATTAAAGAAGCGTTTGAACATGAGGGCATAGAGATGGCATTCCGAACAAGCACAGTGTATATCAAAAAGCATGTATAG
- a CDS encoding YkgJ family cysteine cluster protein, whose product MSDLTFKCKKCGTCCRGLFVEEFGMLQGLCLTEEEAKEFDPKFIVPYIAIGDKEPTTIVYYQLILADCPHLNEKNECEIYEKRPLICRVFPVHPDLNRTVILPKCPQIEKYWSGAGKLCPVSIEDDELEGALTKINIRSLMHRNECLDKGLRFWYFDLATKSWRRSER is encoded by the coding sequence TTGAGTGATTTAACCTTCAAGTGCAAAAAGTGTGGAACATGTTGCCGAGGTCTTTTCGTTGAAGAATTTGGAATGTTGCAGGGTTTGTGCTTAACTGAAGAGGAGGCAAAAGAGTTTGACCCCAAATTCATTGTGCCTTACATCGCTATTGGCGATAAGGAACCAACAACTATCGTTTATTATCAGCTTATACTTGCGGATTGTCCTCATTTGAACGAGAAAAATGAATGCGAGATTTACGAAAAAAGACCGCTAATTTGCCGAGTTTTTCCAGTTCACCCAGACCTTAACCGTACCGTAATTCTGCCGAAATGTCCACAAATTGAAAAGTATTGGAGTGGAGCAGGGAAATTATGCCCTGTCTCTATTGAGGATGATGAGCTTGAAGGCGCTTTAACGAAAATAAACATCCGTTCCTTAATGCATAGAAATGAATGTTTGGATAAGGGCTTGCGTTTCTGGTATTTTGATTTGGCAACCAAAAGCTGGCGTCGGTCAGAACGATAA
- a CDS encoding sodium:calcium antiporter yields MGITVFLLIIGITVLFIGSELVTQSAQELSSVFGLPLFLMGLVVAIGTCLPEMAFAVRAAEAKDGEIGIGNILGNVLADSMLTIGIIALVHPIRIPNLLAPLTAGVFVAASIIFVYLRSRDGTIDKKDAMLLIGVYALFVIIQYLIEALGI; encoded by the coding sequence TTGGGCATTACCGTTTTTCTCTTAATTATTGGGATAACAGTATTGTTCATTGGCAGCGAGCTAGTAACTCAATCCGCGCAGGAGTTAAGTTCAGTCTTTGGTTTGCCCTTGTTTTTGATGGGGCTTGTTGTTGCTATTGGAACCTGCTTGCCTGAGATGGCGTTTGCCGTTCGCGCGGCTGAAGCAAAGGATGGCGAGATTGGCATAGGCAACATTTTGGGCAATGTTCTTGCAGATTCAATGTTGACAATCGGCATAATTGCGCTTGTACATCCTATCAGAATACCAAACCTGCTTGCCCCATTAACAGCTGGCGTGTTCGTAGCGGCATCAATAATATTTGTGTACTTACGTTCAAGAGACGGGACCATAGATAAGAAAGACGCGATGCTGTTAATCGGCGTTTATGCGCTTTTCGTTATAATTCAGTATTTGATTGAAGCCCTCGGTATTTGA